Proteins co-encoded in one Salvia splendens isolate huo1 chromosome 4, SspV2, whole genome shotgun sequence genomic window:
- the LOC121798445 gene encoding uncharacterized protein LOC121798445: MTSTNLILHLYPKPSPHSLLHRPTQSPINTRRISRSPLSVKCQAVGEQPESTAVYPGVYGPWKVESSDVQEVVLYRSGLVAAASSFVAASSAAFLHNTDSGLSELIGRNLDLFYGVGACGLGLSLYLIHIYVTEIKRTLQALWAVGALGSLAAYAAVAQPAGKSLVEYVVENPTAVWFVGPLFAALTGLVFKEGLCYGKLEAGILTFIIPSVLLGHLTGLMDEGTKLTLLGVWMALFVVFAGRKFTQPIKDDIGDKSVFIFNALPEEEKEALIRRLKEQDNQLDLD, encoded by the exons ATGACTTCAACCAACCTCATTCTTCATCTCTATCCAAAACCCTCACCTCACTCTCTGCTCCACCGCCCGACTCAATCCCCGATCAATACCCGCCGCATCTCCCGCTCCCCACTCTCCGTCAAATGCCAAGCCGTCGGAGAACAGCCGGAATCAACCGCCGTCTATCCAGGTGTCTACGGCCCCTGGAAAGTCGAATCTTCCGATGTCCAGGAAGTGGTTCTCTACAGATCGGGGCTGGTCGCGGCTGCTTCCTCGTTTGTGGCTGCGTCGTCGGCGGCGTTCCTGCACAACACTGATTCGGGGTTGTCTGAGTTGATCGGGAGGAATTTGGATTTGTTCTACGGCGTGGGAGCTTGTGGATTGGGGCTGTCGCTCTACCTGATTCACATATACGTTACGGAGATCAAGCGCACTCTCCAGGCGCTGTGGGCGGTCGGTGCCCTTGGTTCGTTAGCAGCATACGCCGCCGTAGCTCAGCCGGCGGGGAAGAGTTTGGTGGAGTACGTCGTTGAGAATCCTACGGCTGTGTGGTTCGTTGGTCCCCTGTTTGCGGCTCTGACTGGTCTCGTCTTCAAGGAAG GCCTTTGCTATGGCAAGTTGGAAGCTGGTATTTTGACATTTATCATTCCATCTGTTCTACTTGGGCATCTG ACTGGTTTGATGGATGAAGGAACAAAGCTCACTCTGTTGGGCGTGTGGATGGCACTCTTTGTGGTTTTCGCGGGAAGAAAGTTCACTCAGCCTATCAAG GACGATATAGGAGATAAATCAGTCTTCATTTTCAATGCATTGCCAGAAGAGGAGAAGGAAGCTCTGATCAGAAGGCTCAAGGAGCAGGACAATCAGCTGGATCTCGATTAG